The Vigna unguiculata cultivar IT97K-499-35 chromosome 6, ASM411807v1, whole genome shotgun sequence genome contains a region encoding:
- the LOC114188820 gene encoding uncharacterized protein LOC114188820 — MRGNIGIRIRNPTISNATRRTLVAFSTSSGFGDGGRGRGRGGSLPGSGPFNFNERAPGQPNSSEPKSDKTESPIPPGSAHGHGRGKPMPPPGLPSFSPFLSSINQPPAGRGRGTGPQPPNDLRSPAGRGRATVPQPPNDLGPPDSGPIKPILFKREDNASPTTRDGFPIDVEHVNKLPGGILEVLSGLGRGKPMKQPDQETRVTEENRHLRARPAPGAAASDTLPGRQAIPSRDDAVRNARKFLSQGEDDGSGTGRGRGFRERGGLGRGRGRGRGRGIGRGGLRGRDADERLGQLKDAEDSYATGLYVGDDADGEKFAKRFGPEIMNQLTEGFEEMAGRVLPSPLEDEFLDALDINYAIEFEPEYLVEFDNPDIDEKEPIPLRDALEKMKPFLMAYEGIQSQEEWEEIMEETMARVPLLKKIVDHYSGPDRVTAKKQQEELERVAKTLPESAPSSVKQFTNRAVVSLQSNPGWGFDKKCHFMDKLVAEVSQHYK, encoded by the exons ATTTCAATGAAAGAGCTCCTGGTCAGCCTAATTCCAGTGAGCCCAAATCTGACAAGACAGAGTCACCCATTCCTCCTGGTTCTGCTCATGGCCATGGCCGTGGCAAGCCAATGCCTCCGCCAGGTCTTCcttctttctcaccatttttaTCTTCCATAAACCAGCCACCAGCTGGTCGTGGCCGAGGTACTGGACCTCAACCTCCAAATGATTTGCGGTCACCTGCTGGTCGTGGCCGAGCTACTGTACCTCAACCTCCAAATGATTTGGGGCCACCAGATTCTGGTCCCATAAAGCCCATTTTATTCAAAAGAGAGGACAATGCTTCTCCAACAACGAGAGATGGTTTTCCTATTGATGTTGAGCATGTTAACAAACTTCCAGGCGGCATACTAGAGGTGTTGTCTGGACTTGGAAGGGGGAAGCCCATGAAACAGCCAGATCAGGAAACGCGAGTTACAGAAGAGAATAGGCATCTTCGTGCTCGCCCAGCTCCTGGTGCCGCTGCCTCTGATACTTTGCCTGGGAGACAGGCAATACCAAGCCGGGATGATGCAGTGAGGAATGCACGGAAATTTTTGTCACAAGGTGAGGATGATGGGAGTGGTACAGGAAGAGGAAGAGGGTTTAGAGAGAGAGGTGGGCTTGGCCGAGGCAGGGGCAGGGGCAGAGGCCGAGGCATAGGAAGAGGAGGGTTGAGAGGGAGGGATGCAGATGAAAGACTTGGTCAACTTAAGGATGCAGAGGATTCATATGCTACAGGGCTATATGTTGGAGATGATGCTGATGGTGAGAAATTCGCCAAAAGGTTTGGGCCAGAGATAATGAATCAGTTAACCGAAGGATTTGAAGAGATGGCTGGTAGAGTTTTGCCATCCCCATTAGAGGATGAGTTTTTGGATGCATTAGACATCAATTATGCC ATTGAATTTGAGCCAGAATATTTGGTAGAATTTGATAATCCAGATATTGATGAGAAGGAACCAATTCCACTTCGGGATGCACTTGAGAAGATGAAACCATTCTTGATGGCATATGAGGGAATTCAAAGTCAAGAAGAGTGGGAG GAAATAATGGAAGAGACGATGGCTCGAGTTCCATTGTTGAAAAAGATTGTTGATCACTACAGCGGACCAGATAGGGTAACTGCAAAGAAGCAACAAGAAGAATTAGAAAGAGTTGCTAAAACTCTTCCCGAAAGTGCGCCATCTTCAGTGAAACAATTTACTAACCGTGCTGTTGTCTCTCTTCAG AGTAACCCAGGCTGGGGATTTGACAAGAAATGCCATTTCATGGATAAGCTGGTTGCGGAAGTGTCTCAGCATTACAAGTAA